The proteins below are encoded in one region of Chrysemys picta bellii isolate R12L10 chromosome 4, ASM1138683v2, whole genome shotgun sequence:
- the LOC101941665 gene encoding oocyte zinc finger protein XlCOF6-like isoform X1, whose product MAAAGPAQQLQVAFEDVALYFTREEWELLSQPEKQLYRDQMLRNYQALVSLAGLGILGGTRTQSESGESMAGTQDPTAHSRIHAQDAVYPRGKLHQRPDVATHQRLPIGWRPHHCIDCNKRFSNPSALTQLRCMHPRERPYRCADCGKSFAASSKLRIHQRTHTGERPYLCADCGKGFAQISHLRVHQRTHTGERPHRCAECGKGFAQISYLRVHQRTHTGERPHRCTDCGKSFVQFTHLRTHQRTHTGERPYRCDDCGKSFTSASVLTIHQRTHTGERPHCCADCGKDFAQIAQLRMHQRTHTGERLYHCTNCGKSFAHNSSLRIHQRTHTGERPYHCTDCSKGFTQLADLRGHQRTHTGERPYSCDVCGKSFISASVLTVHQRTHTGERPYRCADCGKSFAHSSVLRKHQRAHTVERPHRCGNCGKKFSSTDKLTQHQRPHTEEQPHRCADCRKGFSQISYLRRHQRTHTGGERPHRCADCGKGFEYISNLRVHQRVHTKERPYSCPKCGKSLSSAHAVTKHQTTHTGERPFQCNVCGKSFAHSSYLKIHQRIHTGEQPYSCADCGKCFSQFGNLTRHRVTHTNTLV is encoded by the coding sequence CAGGGCTCGGGATCCTGGGGGGAACGAGGACACAGTCTGAGTCTGGGGAGAGCATGGCAGGAACGCAGGATCCAACGGCCCACAGCAGGATCCATGCACAGGACGCAGTCTATCCCCGGGGTAAACTCCACCAGAGACCAGATGTGGCAACACACCAGAGACTCCCCATCGGCTGGCGTCCCCATCACTGCATCGATTGCAACAAGAGGTTCAGCAACCCCTCCGCACTGACCCAGCTTCGGTGCATGCACCCCAGGGAGCGGCCATACCGCTGCGCTGACTGCGGCAAGAGCTTTGCAGCGAGCTCAAAGCTGAGAATACACCAGCGCacacacaccggggagcggccatACCTCTGCGCTGACTGCGGCAAGGGCTTTGCACAGATTTCACACCTGAGAGTCCATCAGCGCacacacaccggggagcggccacACCGCTGTGCTGAGTGCGGCAAGGGCTTTGCACAGATTTCATACCTGAGAGTCCATCAGCGCacacacaccggggagcggccacATCGCTGCACCGACTGCGGCAAGAGCTTTGTACAGTTCACACACCTGAGAACACACCAGCGCACACACACTGGGGAGCGGCCATACCGCTGTGATGATTGTGGCAAGAGTTTCACCAGTGCCAGTGTGCTGACCATACACCAGCGCACACACACTGGGGAGCGACCACACTGCTGCGCTGACTGCGGCAAGGACTTTGCACAGATCGCACAGCTGAGAATGCACCAGCGCacacacaccggggagcggctGTATCACTGCACCAACTGTGGCAAGAGCTTTGCACACAACTCAAGCCTGAGAATACATCAACGCACACACACTGGGGAGCGGCCATACCACTGCACCGACTGCAGCAAGGGCTTTACACAGCTCGCAGACCTGAGAGGACATCAGCGCACACACACTGGGGAGCGGCCATACAGCTGTGATGTGTGTGGCAAGAGTTTCATCAGTGCCAGTGTGCTGACCGTACACCAGCGCACGCACACAGGGGAGCGGCCATACCGCTGTGCTGACTGCGGCAAGAGCTTTGCACACAGCTCAGTGCTGAGAAAACACCAGCGCGCACACACCGTGGAGCGGCCACACCGCTGTGGCAACTGTGGTAAGAAGTTCAGCAGTACTGACAAGCTGACCCAGCACCAGCGCCCCCACACCGAGGAGCAGCCGCACCGCTGTGCTGACTGCAGGAAGGGATTTTCACAGATCTCATACCTGAGAAGacaccagcgcacgcacaccGGTGGGGAACGGCCACACCGCTGTGCTGACTGCGGCAAGGGCTTTGAATATATCTCAAACCTGAGAGTACACCAGCGCGTGCACACCAAGGAGCGGCCATACAGCTGTCCTAAATGTGGCAAGAGCCTCAGCAGCGCCCATGCAGTGACCAAACATCAGACcacgcacaccggggagcggccatTCCAGTGCAATGTCTGCGGCAAAAGCTTTGCACATAGCTCATACCTAAAAATACACCAGCGCATTCATACCGGGGAGCAGCCGTACAGCTGTGCTGACTGTGGCAAATGCTTTTCTCAGTTCGGCAATCTCACCCGGCACCGGGTCACTCACACCAACACCCTTGTGTAA
- the LOC101941665 gene encoding zinc finger protein 229-like isoform X3: MLRNYQALVSLAGLGILGGTRTQSESGESMAGTQDPTAHSRIHAQDAVYPRGKLHQRPDVATHQRLPIGWRPHHCIDCNKRFSNPSALTQLRCMHPRERPYRCADCGKSFAASSKLRIHQRTHTGERPYLCADCGKGFAQISHLRVHQRTHTGERPHRCAECGKGFAQISYLRVHQRTHTGERPHRCTDCGKSFVQFTHLRTHQRTHTGERPYRCDDCGKSFTSASVLTIHQRTHTGERPHCCADCGKDFAQIAQLRMHQRTHTGERLYHCTNCGKSFAHNSSLRIHQRTHTGERPYHCTDCSKGFTQLADLRGHQRTHTGERPYSCDVCGKSFISASVLTVHQRTHTGERPYRCADCGKSFAHSSVLRKHQRAHTVERPHRCGNCGKKFSSTDKLTQHQRPHTEEQPHRCADCRKGFSQISYLRRHQRTHTGGERPHRCADCGKGFEYISNLRVHQRVHTKERPYSCPKCGKSLSSAHAVTKHQTTHTGERPFQCNVCGKSFAHSSYLKIHQRIHTGEQPYSCADCGKCFSQFGNLTRHRVTHTNTLV, translated from the coding sequence CAGGGCTCGGGATCCTGGGGGGAACGAGGACACAGTCTGAGTCTGGGGAGAGCATGGCAGGAACGCAGGATCCAACGGCCCACAGCAGGATCCATGCACAGGACGCAGTCTATCCCCGGGGTAAACTCCACCAGAGACCAGATGTGGCAACACACCAGAGACTCCCCATCGGCTGGCGTCCCCATCACTGCATCGATTGCAACAAGAGGTTCAGCAACCCCTCCGCACTGACCCAGCTTCGGTGCATGCACCCCAGGGAGCGGCCATACCGCTGCGCTGACTGCGGCAAGAGCTTTGCAGCGAGCTCAAAGCTGAGAATACACCAGCGCacacacaccggggagcggccatACCTCTGCGCTGACTGCGGCAAGGGCTTTGCACAGATTTCACACCTGAGAGTCCATCAGCGCacacacaccggggagcggccacACCGCTGTGCTGAGTGCGGCAAGGGCTTTGCACAGATTTCATACCTGAGAGTCCATCAGCGCacacacaccggggagcggccacATCGCTGCACCGACTGCGGCAAGAGCTTTGTACAGTTCACACACCTGAGAACACACCAGCGCACACACACTGGGGAGCGGCCATACCGCTGTGATGATTGTGGCAAGAGTTTCACCAGTGCCAGTGTGCTGACCATACACCAGCGCACACACACTGGGGAGCGACCACACTGCTGCGCTGACTGCGGCAAGGACTTTGCACAGATCGCACAGCTGAGAATGCACCAGCGCacacacaccggggagcggctGTATCACTGCACCAACTGTGGCAAGAGCTTTGCACACAACTCAAGCCTGAGAATACATCAACGCACACACACTGGGGAGCGGCCATACCACTGCACCGACTGCAGCAAGGGCTTTACACAGCTCGCAGACCTGAGAGGACATCAGCGCACACACACTGGGGAGCGGCCATACAGCTGTGATGTGTGTGGCAAGAGTTTCATCAGTGCCAGTGTGCTGACCGTACACCAGCGCACGCACACAGGGGAGCGGCCATACCGCTGTGCTGACTGCGGCAAGAGCTTTGCACACAGCTCAGTGCTGAGAAAACACCAGCGCGCACACACCGTGGAGCGGCCACACCGCTGTGGCAACTGTGGTAAGAAGTTCAGCAGTACTGACAAGCTGACCCAGCACCAGCGCCCCCACACCGAGGAGCAGCCGCACCGCTGTGCTGACTGCAGGAAGGGATTTTCACAGATCTCATACCTGAGAAGacaccagcgcacgcacaccGGTGGGGAACGGCCACACCGCTGTGCTGACTGCGGCAAGGGCTTTGAATATATCTCAAACCTGAGAGTACACCAGCGCGTGCACACCAAGGAGCGGCCATACAGCTGTCCTAAATGTGGCAAGAGCCTCAGCAGCGCCCATGCAGTGACCAAACATCAGACcacgcacaccggggagcggccatTCCAGTGCAATGTCTGCGGCAAAAGCTTTGCACATAGCTCATACCTAAAAATACACCAGCGCATTCATACCGGGGAGCAGCCGTACAGCTGTGCTGACTGTGGCAAATGCTTTTCTCAGTTCGGCAATCTCACCCGGCACCGGGTCACTCACACCAACACCCTTGTGTAA
- the LOC101941665 gene encoding oocyte zinc finger protein XlCOF6-like isoform X2: protein MAAAGPAQLQVAFEDVALYFTREEWELLSQPEKQLYRDQMLRNYQALVSLAGLGILGGTRTQSESGESMAGTQDPTAHSRIHAQDAVYPRGKLHQRPDVATHQRLPIGWRPHHCIDCNKRFSNPSALTQLRCMHPRERPYRCADCGKSFAASSKLRIHQRTHTGERPYLCADCGKGFAQISHLRVHQRTHTGERPHRCAECGKGFAQISYLRVHQRTHTGERPHRCTDCGKSFVQFTHLRTHQRTHTGERPYRCDDCGKSFTSASVLTIHQRTHTGERPHCCADCGKDFAQIAQLRMHQRTHTGERLYHCTNCGKSFAHNSSLRIHQRTHTGERPYHCTDCSKGFTQLADLRGHQRTHTGERPYSCDVCGKSFISASVLTVHQRTHTGERPYRCADCGKSFAHSSVLRKHQRAHTVERPHRCGNCGKKFSSTDKLTQHQRPHTEEQPHRCADCRKGFSQISYLRRHQRTHTGGERPHRCADCGKGFEYISNLRVHQRVHTKERPYSCPKCGKSLSSAHAVTKHQTTHTGERPFQCNVCGKSFAHSSYLKIHQRIHTGEQPYSCADCGKCFSQFGNLTRHRVTHTNTLV from the coding sequence CAGGGCTCGGGATCCTGGGGGGAACGAGGACACAGTCTGAGTCTGGGGAGAGCATGGCAGGAACGCAGGATCCAACGGCCCACAGCAGGATCCATGCACAGGACGCAGTCTATCCCCGGGGTAAACTCCACCAGAGACCAGATGTGGCAACACACCAGAGACTCCCCATCGGCTGGCGTCCCCATCACTGCATCGATTGCAACAAGAGGTTCAGCAACCCCTCCGCACTGACCCAGCTTCGGTGCATGCACCCCAGGGAGCGGCCATACCGCTGCGCTGACTGCGGCAAGAGCTTTGCAGCGAGCTCAAAGCTGAGAATACACCAGCGCacacacaccggggagcggccatACCTCTGCGCTGACTGCGGCAAGGGCTTTGCACAGATTTCACACCTGAGAGTCCATCAGCGCacacacaccggggagcggccacACCGCTGTGCTGAGTGCGGCAAGGGCTTTGCACAGATTTCATACCTGAGAGTCCATCAGCGCacacacaccggggagcggccacATCGCTGCACCGACTGCGGCAAGAGCTTTGTACAGTTCACACACCTGAGAACACACCAGCGCACACACACTGGGGAGCGGCCATACCGCTGTGATGATTGTGGCAAGAGTTTCACCAGTGCCAGTGTGCTGACCATACACCAGCGCACACACACTGGGGAGCGACCACACTGCTGCGCTGACTGCGGCAAGGACTTTGCACAGATCGCACAGCTGAGAATGCACCAGCGCacacacaccggggagcggctGTATCACTGCACCAACTGTGGCAAGAGCTTTGCACACAACTCAAGCCTGAGAATACATCAACGCACACACACTGGGGAGCGGCCATACCACTGCACCGACTGCAGCAAGGGCTTTACACAGCTCGCAGACCTGAGAGGACATCAGCGCACACACACTGGGGAGCGGCCATACAGCTGTGATGTGTGTGGCAAGAGTTTCATCAGTGCCAGTGTGCTGACCGTACACCAGCGCACGCACACAGGGGAGCGGCCATACCGCTGTGCTGACTGCGGCAAGAGCTTTGCACACAGCTCAGTGCTGAGAAAACACCAGCGCGCACACACCGTGGAGCGGCCACACCGCTGTGGCAACTGTGGTAAGAAGTTCAGCAGTACTGACAAGCTGACCCAGCACCAGCGCCCCCACACCGAGGAGCAGCCGCACCGCTGTGCTGACTGCAGGAAGGGATTTTCACAGATCTCATACCTGAGAAGacaccagcgcacgcacaccGGTGGGGAACGGCCACACCGCTGTGCTGACTGCGGCAAGGGCTTTGAATATATCTCAAACCTGAGAGTACACCAGCGCGTGCACACCAAGGAGCGGCCATACAGCTGTCCTAAATGTGGCAAGAGCCTCAGCAGCGCCCATGCAGTGACCAAACATCAGACcacgcacaccggggagcggccatTCCAGTGCAATGTCTGCGGCAAAAGCTTTGCACATAGCTCATACCTAAAAATACACCAGCGCATTCATACCGGGGAGCAGCCGTACAGCTGTGCTGACTGTGGCAAATGCTTTTCTCAGTTCGGCAATCTCACCCGGCACCGGGTCACTCACACCAACACCCTTGTGTAA